From the genome of Candidatus Electrothrix communis, one region includes:
- the msrB gene encoding peptide-methionine (R)-S-oxide reductase MsrB — protein MKPFIPMMIFFAGWGMLPEAFAGQAGQAGQNTEQAVFAGGCFWCIEADFQKVNGVQEVVSGYTDGTGVNPTYDDYIQKGHIEVVQVTYDSSVLPYADLLNIFWQKVDPVDPGGQFCDRGHAYSTAIFYTTEIQKKTAEASKAALEQFGLLDQPVATKIRQSSTFYPAEEYHQNYAEKNPIRYKFYRFKCGRDQRLEELWEGKTLPVAAPEAPTGGKMLASTTSKNPKSKPSQEELKKLLTPLQYKVTQEDGTEPAFHNTYWDNIRPGIYVDIVSGEPLFSSLDKFKSGTGWPSFTKPLAAENIVEREDKSWFSVRTEVRSKHADSHLGHVFTDGPEPTGLRYCMNSAALRFIPAEDLEKEGYGAYTKLFPAIKR, from the coding sequence ATGAAACCCTTTATTCCGATGATGATTTTTTTCGCAGGTTGGGGAATGCTGCCTGAGGCCTTTGCAGGACAAGCAGGACAAGCAGGACAAAATACAGAACAGGCTGTCTTTGCCGGTGGTTGCTTTTGGTGCATAGAGGCTGATTTTCAGAAGGTCAACGGTGTGCAGGAGGTTGTTTCCGGTTACACCGACGGAACAGGGGTCAATCCGACCTATGATGATTATATCCAAAAAGGGCATATAGAGGTTGTTCAGGTCACCTATGACTCCTCCGTGCTCCCGTATGCTGATCTTTTGAATATATTCTGGCAAAAGGTTGATCCTGTTGATCCAGGCGGTCAGTTCTGTGATCGGGGCCATGCCTATTCCACAGCAATTTTCTATACCACAGAAATTCAGAAGAAAACAGCTGAAGCCTCAAAAGCAGCCTTGGAACAATTTGGATTGCTTGATCAGCCCGTTGCCACGAAGATACGACAGAGCAGCACCTTTTATCCGGCTGAAGAGTATCATCAGAACTACGCGGAAAAAAATCCTATCCGATACAAGTTTTACCGCTTTAAATGCGGTCGGGATCAGCGGCTTGAGGAGTTATGGGAGGGGAAAACTTTACCCGTAGCTGCCCCGGAAGCTCCAACAGGCGGAAAAATGTTAGCTTCAACGACCTCTAAAAACCCGAAATCAAAGCCGAGCCAGGAAGAGTTGAAAAAGCTTTTAACCCCGCTCCAGTACAAGGTTACCCAGGAAGATGGAACAGAACCGGCATTTCATAATACCTACTGGGATAATATTCGACCGGGAATCTACGTGGACATTGTCTCCGGTGAACCCCTGTTCAGTTCGTTGGATAAATTTAAGTCCGGTACAGGCTGGCCGAGTTTTACCAAGCCTCTTGCTGCGGAGAATATTGTCGAGCGCGAGGATAAAAGCTGGTTTTCCGTACGCACCGAAGTGCGGAGCAAACATGCTGATTCTCATCTTGGCCATGTCTTTACTGACGGACCAGAGCCCACAGGGCTGCGCTATTGCATGAACTCTGCTGCGTTACGCTTTATTCCGGCAGAGGATTTGGAAAAAGAGGGCTATGGTGCCTATACCAAGCTCTTTCCTGCAATCAAACGCTGA